The Podospora bellae-mahoneyi strain CBS 112042 chromosome 7, whole genome shotgun sequence genome includes a window with the following:
- the GTR2 gene encoding GTP-binding protein gtr2 (COG:U; BUSCO:EOG09263274; EggNog:ENOG503NVBT), with protein sequence MSSTGGNGGGASRDNGVDLDSQPLRPRPIRFISPAALNLSRVYEQNRQRIQKKDGPKVADPTTPQTKGKPRLLLMGQRRSGKSSISSVVFHKLPASETLFLESTARIQKDSLNSFMEFQVWDFPGQIDIFENPAYSFDMDAIFGEIGALIWVIDAQDDYLEAVTRLNITILHVQRSYPHINIEVFIHKVDGLSDDYKLDIQRDVTIRIQDELSDQGIENAPVNFHLTSIYNHSIFEAFSKVIQKLIPRLGQLEAMLTNLCRTCRFEKAYLFDVNTKIYIATDSTPEDMASYEICSDYVDVIIDFTEVYGSWPRTQQWRDRLEGEPWVQPLEDQVACEWAESGMVLAEAQRPIMLREVDRFLALVAIMKEGSYEKMPQINMNVDVVVKGLTEFFEITKPRGGGGGVVGGGQGGEGVVSPGVAPAL encoded by the exons ATGTCTTCTACCGGTGGCAATGGGGGCGGTGCTTCGAGGGACAACGGAGTGGATCTGGACTCGCAGCCTCTACGCCCTCGTCCGATCAGGTTTATCAGTCCAGCAGCGCTAAATCTTTCTCGTGTTTATGAACAGAACCGGCAACGAATCCAAAAGAAGGATGGGCCAAAAGTGGCTGACCCGACGACGCCCCAGACGAAGGGGAAGCCTcgcctgttgttgatgggacAAAGGAG GAGTGGGAAGTCGTCCATCTCGAGCGTGGTGTTTCACAAGTTGCCAGCGAGCGAGACATTGTTTCTCGAATCGACGGCCAGAATTCAAAAAGACAGTCTCAA CTCTTTCATGGAGTTTCAGGTTTGGGATTTTCCAGGTCAGATTGACATCTTTGAAAACCCAGCCTATTCGTTCGACATGGACGCCATCTTTGGCGAGATTGGGGCTCTCATTTGGGTCATTGACGCCCAAGACGACTATCTCGAAGCCGTGACCCggctcaacatcaccattcTCCACGTCCAACGAAGCTACCCTCACATCAATATCGAGGTCTTCATCCACAAGGTTGACGGCCTTAGTGACGACTACAAGCTGGATATCCAGCGCGATGTGACGATACGGATCCAGGACGAGCTGTCGGACCAGGGGATCGAAAACGCGCCTGTCAACTTCCACCTCACCAGCATCTACAACCACAGCATCTTTGAGGCCTTTAGCAAGGTCATCCAGAAGCTCATCCCTAGATTGGGTCAGCTCGAGGCGATGCTGACGAACCTCTGCCGGACGTGCCGGTTCGAAAAGGCCTATCTCTTCGACGTCAACACCAAGATCTACATTGCGACGGACTCGACCCCTGAGGACATGGCCAGCTACGAAATCTGCTCTGATTATGTGGATGTTATAATTGACTTTACCGAAGTTTATGGGAGCTGGCCGAGAACGCAGCAGTGGAGGGACaggctggagggggagccgTGGGTGCAGCCGCTGGAGGATCAGGTGGCGTGCGAGTGGGCCGAGAGCGGGATGGTGCTTGCCGAAGCGCAGAGGCCGATCAtgctgagggaggtggacaggtttctggcgctggtggcgatcatgaaggaggggagtTATGAGAAGATGCCGCAGATTAACATGAatgttgatgtggtggtgaaggggttgaCGGAGTTTTTTGAGATTACGAAGccgagggggggaggagggggagtggttgggggggggcagggaggggagggggttgttagtCCTGGTGTTGCTCCTGCTCTGTGA